A single window of Aspergillus puulaauensis MK2 DNA, chromosome 5, nearly complete sequence DNA harbors:
- a CDS encoding uncharacterized protein (COG:S;~EggNog:ENOG410PKB0;~InterPro:IPR007325,IPR037175;~PFAM:PF04199;~go_function: GO:0004061 - arylformamidase activity [Evidence IEA];~go_process: GO:0019441 - tryptophan catabolic process to kynurenine [Evidence IEA]), with protein sequence MSPTERLSNVFDALTGRGATQSPNELPWNPDASRFPSRKELPKIPGAPDQAAWVWGKNDQIGRLNLLTPARVKAAAAEIKTGEMVRLDLPADVPKTPAFSREVFEHKIKPLGSGVGYDDVYHMNTQSGTQWDGFRHFAHLGSKCFYNGATSEDIEGPNPTTRCSIHHWSNHCIASRAVLLDYKAYAESHNKDYDPYTSHAISHAELAACAAAQGLDIRPESAGGAIRPGDILLVRSGFVQRYHSLAPDERTAAALRSHGDIAFAGLKQEEEVLDWLHDCYFAAVAGDSPTFECWPVTATEGGRGAIGFMHQNILALWGIPLGEMWDLEKLAETCRRLGRWTFFVTSAPANVVGGVSSHPNATAIF encoded by the exons CTCGCGTAAGGAGCTGCCCAAGATCCCCGGGGCTCCGGACCAGGCGGCCTGGGTATGGGGGAAGAATGACCAG ATTGGCCGGTTGAACCTTCTCACCCCGGCGAGAGTGaaggctgcagctgcggagATCAAGACTGGTGAGATGGTTCGATTGGA TCTCCCTGCCGATGTGCCCAAGACCCCAGCTTTCAGTCGAGAGGTCTTTGAGCATAAAATCAAGCCGCTGGGTAGCGGCGTCGGGTACGATGATGTATATCATATGAATACCCAAAGTGGAACGCAATGGGATGGATTTCGACAT TTCGCCCACCTGGGCTCCAAATGCTTCTACAACGGG GCTACATCCGAAGACATCGAAGGCCCCAACCCCACAACCCGCTGCAGCATCCACCACTGGTCAAACCACTGCATCGCCTCCCGCGCAGTCCTGCTAGACTACAAAGCCTACGCCGAGTCACATAACAAAGACTACGACCCATACACCAGCCACGCAATCTCGCACGCCGAGCTAgccgcctgcgccgcagcgCAAGGCCTCGACATCCGCCCCGAAAGCGCCGGCGGGGCCATCCGACCAggcgacatcctcctcgtgCGCTCGGGGTTCGTGCAGCGCTACCACTCGCTCGCGCCGGACGAGCGCACCGCTGCTGCACTGCGCAGCCACGGCGACATTGCGTTTGCGGGTCtgaagcaggaagaggaggtgcTGGACTGGTTGCATGATTGCTATTTTGCTGCAGTGGCTGGGGATAGTCCGACGTTTGAGTGCTGGCCTGTTACGGCTACGGAGGGGGGTAGGGGCGCGATCGGGTTTATGCACCAGAATATTTTGGCGCTTTGGGGGATACCGCTTGGGGAGATGTGGGatttggagaagctggcggagacTTGTAGGCGTTTGGGGAGGTGGACTTTCTTTGTGACGAGTGCGCCGGCGAatgttgttg GTGGTGTGAGTTCTCATCCGAATGCAACAGCTATCTTCTAG
- a CDS encoding putative zinc metalloproteinase (COG:D;~EggNog:ENOG410PG8I;~InterPro:IPR029071,IPR013536;~MEROPS:MER0215827;~PFAM:PF08325): MADPAQQLTLAVHHHGTTHPITLPAEATLQDLSATLASTFHIPIENQKLLIAPKPGMQKAPFPPTPLSETIPLSSPKLKITLLGTPTREITTLNTQGAETRHRDEKRAAAQAEARAHLSSSSSRRTGASIHTLSSSSSNYTFHRLEPLPHLPNPSRSLTFLQRLRDDPGIRAAMANHQFSVPLLTEMDPAEHTTSESRTLGLNRNKGEVIELRLRTDAYDGYRDYRTIRNTLCHELAHCVFSEHDRDFWDLTGRIEKEVERGDWKHGGQSVGGAGGAEFYNPGDWEVEREGGHVHDERGWVGSSQVLGGRSTGSSAGGGAMREAMARAAEERARKAREERGGPSS, encoded by the coding sequence ATGGCTGACCCAGCACAACAACTGACCCTAGCGGTCCACCACCACGGCACTACACACCCCATCACTCTCCCCGCAGAAGCCACCCTCCAAGACCTCTCAGCAACCCTCGCCTCAACCTTTCACATCCCAATCGAGAACCAGAAACTCCTCATCGCGCCTAAACCAGGCATGCAAAAGGCACCCTTCCCACCAACTCCGCTATCCGAAACCATCCCGCTCTCCTCCCCAAAACTCAAGATCACCCTCCTCGGCACGCCCACGCGGGAAATCACCACCCTAAACACCCAAGGCGCAGAAACCCGACACCGCGACGAAAAGCGCGCTGCTGCTCAGGCCGAGGCACGCGCACacctctcttcatcttcctcaagaCGCACAGGCGCATCAATCCACACCTTATCCTCCTCTAGCAGCAACTACACCTTCCACCGCCTCGAACCCCTCCCTCACCTCCCCAACCCCTCACGCAGCCTAACCTTCCTCCAACGCCTGCGCGACGACCCAGGCATCCGCGCCGCAATGGCGAATCACCAGTTCTCGGTCCCGCTGTTAACGGAGATGGATCCGGCCGAGCACACGACGTCCGAGTCACGCACGCTCGGGCTGAACCGGAATAAGGGCGAGGTGATTGAGCTGAGGCTCCGCACGGATGCATACGATGGGTACCGCGATTACAGGACGATTAGGAACACGCTGTGTCATGAGCTGGCGCATTGTGTGTTCTCGGAGCATGATCGGGATTTCTGGGATTTGACGGGGAggattgagaaggaggttgagaggGGGGATTGGAAGCATGGTGGGCAGAGTGTTGGGGGTGCGGGTGGTGCGGAGTTTTATAACCCgggggattgggaggttGAGAGGGAGGGGGGCCATGTGCATGATGAACGGGGGTGGGTGGGGAGTTCGCAGGTTTTGGGAGGACGGAGTACTGGTAGCAGTGCTGGTGGGGGAGCGATGAGGGAGGCTATGGcgagggcggcggaggagagggctaggaaggcgagggaggagaggggcgGTCCGTCTTCTTga
- a CDS encoding putative nuclear RNA binding protein (COG:A;~EggNog:ENOG410PYB5), with product MPSASAARAAAPDRSIDIYSSDIEPDHQLQHTLESAAASGHNSTRNYSSYSSRKHGWDAYHSNDESDLFSEISGQFDDAEENFGYADEKDEPESPLPEHTGIPAAASASAINVNGSGSPSSHSVKRRRSNDWPHQSVENVSAPTARKEQASSRQRWPFGRYYERHASSTHGSPRYARPTGRRSRFVEGHMNDTVSEKPPSIFFRDMEGQARGNEPAARAANRHSGIFRFGKAVASAFNPFGGWGSVSGIWKGSQVQDRPQEATNDRLKQAELAYEELKRAGYQGTAKRSYMQSLGSGAGSAGIPEETWKSIREKMEYGSADASGSATGGVQNSRQSSEQASGNRDSWSGSSLLPMFPDLRKAKSSLAIKKSDGQEVRHQRSRKDIQRHAKLMKRVSNLEDKLDRARRELREISGEAEQLMPTTVNEERPYQRKFVPGALPSLPSERLLHDPEPTTPLSPHPNGTLEAQDSEDLAQSQIRVNKARLLSPKPWHKSPTETRPSSANSASSRKRKSPGPESRKGPDLSTQQQQRPPDNTQGHEQGGENEPPNQLVTATEPTPTPAPTPVAVSKTPLRKPKLPKTARGDSPGSVERKQNQRRSPGLENSRSSPAEERTPTSRPLRSLTRNRSATPVLRMKRGRGDLRSTVSPGHDEDKENYDAEQENDDGDAGDSGSPSKPAGHGQQQNIVTPTRTSSRRKAQYEYIPPVPPLPKDLAATAAKVDRRLAKEMGKRRSQKENGVIDGGFQWPEDIF from the coding sequence ATGCCTTCTGCTTCCGCGGCTcgagctgcagctcctgATCGAAGTATCGACATTTACTCCTCCGATATAGAGCCagaccaccagctccagcacaCCCTCGAGTCAGCAGCCGCTTCGGGCCACAACTCCACCCGCAACTACAGCAGCTATTCGTCCCGAAAACACGGCTGGGACGCCTACCACAGCAATGACGAATCTGATCTGTTCTCCGAGATCTCGGGCCAATTCGACGATGCGGAAGAGAATTTTGGCTACGCAGACGAAAAAGACGAACCGGAGTCTCCACTCCCAGAACACACCGGTATCCCAGCAGCCGCTTCTGCTTCCGCTATTAATGTGAATGGCTCTGGCTCTCCCTCTTCACACTCCGTCAAACGACGCCGATCGAACGACTGGCCGCACCAGTCTGTGGAAAATGTTTCGGCACCGACCGCCCGCAAGGAACAGGCGAGTTCGCGCCAGCGCTGGCCCTTTGGTCGCTACTATGAACGCCATGCGAGTTCAACCCACGGCTCGCCGAGGTATGCACGTCCCACTGGGCGCCGGTCGCGGTTCGTCGAGGGCCACATGAACGACACAGTGAGTGAGAAGCCACCTAGTATCTTCTTCCGAGATATGGAGGGGCAAGCTCGCGGTAATGAGCCCGCTGCTCGCGCTGCGAATAGACATTCTGGGATTTTCCGCTTCGGGAAGGCGGTTGCCTCTGCGTTTAACCCGTTTGGTGGATGGGGAAGTGTTTCTGGTATCTGGAAGGGCTCGCAGGTTCAAGATAGGCCGCAGGAGGCCACGAATGATCGGCTTAAACAGGCAGAGTTGGCGTATGAGGAGCTTAAGCGAGCGGGGTATCAGGGGACTGCGAAGCGGAGCTACATGCAGAGTCTTGGTTCTGGGGCGGGGAGTGCGGGTATCCCTGAGGAGACCTGGAAGTCTATtcgggagaagatggagtATGGTAGTGCGGATGCCAGTGGAAGTGCCACTGGTGGTGTTCAAAATTCACGACAGAGCTCTGAACAAGCTTCGGGTAACCGTGACTCTTGGAGTGGGAGTTCGTTACTGCCAATGTTCCCTGATCTACGAAAGGCCAAATCGTCGCTGGCGATTAAGAAATCAGATGGCCAGGAAGTCCGGCACCAGAGGTCTCGCAAGGATATACAGCGGCACGCTAAGCTCATGAAGCGAGTCAGTAATCTTGAGGACAAGCTTGATCGGGCGCGGCGGGAGCTGCGAGAGATTTCTGGTGAGGCAGAGCAGTTGATGCCCACCACTGTGAATGAGGAGAGGCCGTATCAGCGCAAATTCGTCCCAGGGGCATTGCCTTCACTCCCATCGGAAAGACTCCTGCATGATCCTGAACCTACCACACCCTTGAGCCCACACCCAAACGGCACCCTTGAGGCTCAAGATTCTGAAGATCTGGCCCAGTCTCAAATTCGTGTGAACAAGGCACGGCTCTTGTCCCCCAAACCGTGGCACAAGTCCCCTACTGAAACCCGCCCTAGCTCTGCGAACAGCGCATCGTCCCGCAAACGCAAGTCCCCGGGCCCTGAATCAAGAAAGGGCCCAGACCTATCCactcagcaacaacagcgacCTCCAGACAACACACAGGGCCATGAGCAGGGGGGAGAAAACGAACCCCCGAATCAACTGGTGACCGCGACAGAACCAACTCCAACCCCGGCACCAACACCCGTGGCAGTATCCAAAACACCACTGCGCAAGCCCAAACTCCCCAAAACCGCCCGTGGCGATAGCCCTGGCTCAGTCGAACGCAAACAGAACCAAAGACGCAGCCCGGGGCTTGAGAACAGCCGTAGCTCCCCAGCCGAAGAGCGCACACCCACAAGCCGACCGCTCCGATCCCTGACGCGCAACCGTTCCGCGACACCGGTGCTCAGAATGAAACGCGGACGTGGGGATCTGCGCTCTACTGTTTCTCCTGGCCATGATGAAGACAAGGAAAACTACGATGCTGAACAGGAAAACGACGATGGTGATGCAGGTGACAGCGGTAGCCCTAGCAAGCCCGCGGGTCATGGCCAGCAACAAAACATAGTAACTCCAACTCGGACATCTAGCAGGAGAAAGGCGCAGTACGAGTACATCCCACCCGTTCCTCCGCTGCCCAAGGATCTAGCTGCGACTGCGGCAAAGGTTGATCGCCGCCTGGCCAAGGAGATGGGGAAGAGACGCTCACAGAAAGAGAACGGTGTCATCGATGGAGGGTTCCAGTGGCCTGAGGATATTTTCTAA
- a CDS encoding putative DNA repair protein (Rad57) (COG:L;~EggNog:ENOG410PIMG;~InterPro:IPR027417,IPR003593,IPR020588,IPR013632;~PFAM:PF13481,PF08423,PF06745;~go_function: GO:0003677 - DNA binding [Evidence IEA];~go_function: GO:0005524 - ATP binding [Evidence IEA];~go_function: GO:0008094 - DNA-dependent ATPase activity [Evidence IEA];~go_process: GO:0006281 - DNA repair [Evidence IEA]): MDLLSVLPNFSVKSYTHILPPLERARVNTVDLISLDTLEIARRAHVPPADVRRLANHVIKALHHDVGFETPSRPEDEQPDSSLDPDLPLIPGPRTKLDLSKWCTISTLDPTLDTLLNGGIPTGYVTEVTGESGSGKTQFLLSLLLSAQLPPPRGAARSAIYISTEAPLATNRLSQLIESHPHLSSLSRDDAPSLQRVLSINAMDLETQDHILNYQLPVAIKRYNVGLVVIDSITSNYRAEHTAHDISGLSTRSGELAKLGQMLRNLAASEDVAIVVANQVSDRFEGEAPLNFPRMPQDRTPMSSPATQQQREYRPGADRESAASPLPRIRTSEPGNVELNQQSLAVPQSTPNLPSSSPQPTQEDPPQFDGSYLVGNPVRNEILSLQHQQRFFTGWGDSPQPLGQSIYSGFQRSTPKTPTLGLVWVTQIACRIALKKYFRPASIDPAAEANIAVPIVDRTLPKKQEEITEEEFPSSIASSPDENPANQRDPPARETAKSQLTSSAPPPSQQTEQSIQRTMKLVFSPWAGGPVPGQSEFQDEVEFEIWKGGIRALQTE, encoded by the exons ATGGATCTTCTATCCGTCCTCCCTAACTTCTCCGTCAAATCATACACCCACATCCTCCCGCCCCTCGAACGAGCCAGAGTCAACACAGTCGATCTCATCTCGCTAGACACCCTAGAAATCGCCAGACGCGCCCACGTCCCGCCTGCAGACGTCCGCCGTCTAGCTAACCACGTCATAAAAGCCCTGCACCACGATGTCGGATTCGAAACCCCCTCGCGTCCTGAGGACGAACAACCCGACAGCAGCCTCGACCCTGACCTTCCGTTGATTCCAGGTCCACGGACCAAACTCGATTTGTCGAAATGGTGTACGATCAGCACCCTTGACCCCACACTGGACACCTTGTTGAATGGAGGAATTCCCACAGGATATGTGACGGAAGTCACTGGTGAAAG TGGGAGTGGCAAGACACAGTTTCTTCTCAGTCTGCTGCTGTCTGCGCAGCTACCACCACCTCGAGGCGCGGCCAGAAGCGCCATTTACATCTCTACGGAGGCACCGCTTGCTACGAATCGGCTGTCTCAGCTCATTGAGTCTCATCCGCACCTCTCGAGCCTTTCGCGTGACGATGCTCCTTCGCTACAGAGGGTTCTGTCTATCAATGCTATGGACCTCGAGACCCAGGACCATATTCTGAATTACCAGTTGCCTGTTGCGATTAAGCGATACAATGTTGGGCTCGTTGTTATCGACTCTATCACGTCGAATTATCGAGCTGAGCATACTGCTCATGATATATCGGGGCTATCGACGCGCTCGGGGGAGCTCGCCAAACTAGGCCAGATGCTGCGTAATTTGGCCGCAAGCGAAGACGTTGCCATTGTTGTTGCTAATCAAGTCTCGGATCGGTTTGAGGGTGAGGCTCCCTTGAATTTCCCACGAATGCCGCAGGACCGGACTCCCATGTCTTCTCCCGCCACGCAGCAACAGCGAGAGTATAGGCCCGGCGCTGATCGTGAATCGGCCGCATCGCCTTTACCCCGAATACGCACGTCAGAACCGGGTAATGTCGAGCTGAATCAACAAAGTCTTGCGGTTCCCCAGTCAACACCGAACTTaccgtcgtcatcgcccCAGCCGACGCAGGAAGACCCACCGCAGTTCGACGGTTCGTACCTGGTGGGTAACCCTGTCAGGAATGAGATTCTCAGCCTGCAACATCAGCAACGATTCTTCACTGGGTGGGGGGACTCTCCACAGCCGTTGGGTCAGAGTATCTACTCTGGGTTTCAACGGTCAACCCCCAAGACCCCGACATTGGGTCTTGTCTGGGTTACGCAGATTGCATGTCGAATTGCCCTCAAGAAGTATTTCCGGCCAGCGAGCATTGATCCTGCCGCGGAGGCTAATATAGCTGTACCTATTGTTGATCGGACACTGCCAAAGAAACAAGAGGAAATAACGGAGGAAGAGTTTCCATCAAGTATAGCTTCTAGCCCGGACGAGAACCCGGCCAATCAAAGGGATCCCCCAGCCCGAGAAACTGCAAAAAGCCAGCTCACATCATCGGCTCCCCCGCCCTCTCAACAAACCGAGCAGTCGATTCAACGAACCATGAAGCTGGTCTTTTCTCCATGGGCGGGCGGACCTGTTCCTGGGCAGTCTGAGTTTCAAGACGAAGTAGAGTTCGAGATCTGGAAGGGCGGGATTCGGGCTCTTCAGACGGAGTAG
- a CDS encoding TMEM53 family protein (COG:S;~EggNog:ENOG410PRHD;~InterPro:IPR029058,IPR008547;~PFAM:PF05705), whose product MNPLHPLEPAGENIWLYEPSSTGDYTAPDGHPALIVLCTWLGGATPRRISKYVGYHRQLFPKSAILLITTGMIDMTVRSFAVIRARLQPAREAVRRILGPNAGYPEKNPNGVLLHIFSHGGSNIAIQLILSMQNRQHPSGIHRLPLQGIVFDSCPGDTTFMRNYQASVYSLPPAPLPIQLVNRALLFPAIGLITGLQAVGITSSISAMQKQLNDSLVVSARVPRLYLFSKADETIRWEEVQTHLDDARIRGYNVASVVFHKSPHCALIVEDEKRYWGAVQQFWEQMVKVHAPADAVTGEAEVAMAAPTTIRESRL is encoded by the coding sequence ATGAACCCTCTTCACCCACTGGAGCCTGCTGGCGAGAATATCTGGCTATACGAACCCTCAAGTACGGGTGACTATACCGCACCGGATGGACACCCAGCACTCATAGTTCTATGTACCTGGCTCGGAGGTGCAACCCCTCGACGGATAAGCAAATATGTGGGCTACCACCGCCAGCTATTCCCCAAGTCCGCCATTCTCCTTATAACGACCGGCATGATCGATATGACGGTTCGCTCCTTCGCCGTCATTCGGGCTCGACTACAGCCAGCAAGGGAAGCCGTTCGCCGGATATTGGGGCCTAATGCAGGTTACCCAGAGAAAAACCCTAATGGAGTGCTTTTGCACATATTTTCCCATGGCGGAAGCAACATTGCCATCCAATTGATCCTCTCCATGCAAAACCGACAACATCCGAGCGGCATCCATAGACTCCCGTTGCAAGGCATCGTCTTTGACAGCTGCCCCGGCGATACGACCTTCATGCGCAACTACCAAGCAAGCGTTTACTCCCTCCCCCCCGCACCTCTACCTATCCAATTAGTGAATAGAGCCTTGCTCTTCCCGGCTATAGGGCTCATAACCGGGCTCCAGGCCGTCGGTATTACAAGCTCGATTAGTGCAATGCAGAAGCAATTGAACGACAGTTTGGTTGTTTCCGCTCGCGTTCCACGATTATATCTATTCTCGAAAGCAGATGAGACGATACGTTGGGAGGAAGTACAGACTCATCTTGACGATGCTAGAATCCGGGGATACAATGTGGCAAGCGTGGTGTTCCACAAGAGCCCGCACTGTGCGTTgatagttgaagatgaaaagAGATACTGGGGAGCGGTTCAACAATTCTGGGAGCAGATGGTGAAGGTGCATGCTCCAGCAGACGCGGTGACTGGTGAGGCGGAGGTGGCAATGGCGGCCCCAACAACTATTCGGGAGAGTCGACTATAG
- the kat1 gene encoding putative 3-ketoacyl-CoA ketothiolase (Kat1) (COG:I;~EggNog:ENOG410PJ8U;~InterPro:IPR016039,IPR020613,IPR020617,IPR020616, IPR020615,IPR002155;~PFAM:PF00108,PF02803;~go_function: GO:0016746 - transferase activity, transferring acyl groups [Evidence IEA];~go_function: GO:0016747 - transferase activity, transferring acyl groups other than amino-acyl groups [Evidence IEA]): MAAERLNSILSHLRPGNKGVAAITQKNPDDVVITLSLRTPLTKARKGGFKDTDLDYLVYALLKEVIAKSQIDPALVEDVCLGNVNDGKAAYLVRAASLAAGIPHTAGASSVNRFCSSGLKAVQDIANQIQLGAIDVGVAVGAEMMSASGDRLNKPFNDEVLKNQEAADCMQPMGQTSENVGKDFNISRAQQDVYAAESFRRAETAQKEGWYDDEIVPITTRVKDPKTGEEKSVTVSKDDGVRYGTTVDSLSKIRPAFPQFGDKSTGGNSSQVTDGAAAVLLMRRSKAIELGQPIVAKFVGATVAGVPPRVMGIGPTAAIPKLLEKFNIEKNEVDIYEINEAFASMAVYCVQTLGLDHAKVNPRGGAIALGHPLGATGARQIATVLSEARRTKAKVLVTSMCIGTGQGMAGLFVNEQV, encoded by the exons ATGGCCGCCGAACGCCTAAACTCCATCCTCTCACACCTCCGCCCGGGGAATAAGGGCGTCGCCGCGAT TACACAGAAAAACCCCGATGATGTGGTCATCACCCTCTCGCTGCGCACGCCGCTCACAAAGGCTCGCAAGGGCGGGTTCAAGGATACGGACCTGGACTATCTCGTCTACGCGCTGCTGAAGGAGGTCATTGCCAAGTCGCAGATCGACCCGGCgctggttgaggatgttTGCCTAGGAAAT GTCAACGACGGAAAAGCCGCCTACCTCGTCCGCGCTGCGTCCCTCGCCGCCGGAATCCCGCACACGGCTGgtgcatcatccgtgaaCCGATTCTGCTCGTCGGGGCTCAAGGCTGTCCAGGATATCGCGaaccagatccagctcgGCGCTATCGACGTCGGTGTTGCCGTGGGCGCGGAAATGATGTCTGCCAGCGGCGACCGCCTCAACAAGCCGTTTAACGACGAGGTGCTGAAGAACCAGGAGGCTGCGGACTGCATGCAGCCTATGGGACAGACGTCTGAGAATGTCGGCAAGGACTTCAACATCAGCCGTGCGCAGCAGGATGTGTACGCCGCGGAGTCGTTTAGACGTGCCGAGACGGCGCAGAAGGAGGGATGGTATGATGATGAGATTGTGCCGATTACGACCCGCGTGAAGGATCCCAAGACTGGGGAGGAGAAGTCCGTGACTGTTTCCAAGGATGATGGTGTCCGGTACGGAACGACGGTGGACAGTCTGTCCAAGATCCGACCTGCGTTCCCGCAGTTCGGGGATAAGAGCACCGGTGGCAACTCCAGCCAGGTGACGGACGGTGCTGCGGCAGTGCTGCTCATGCGCCGCAGCAAGGCGATTGAGCTGGGCCAGCCCATTGTGGCCAAGTTCGTTGGAGCTACGGTTGCGGGTGTGCCGCCCCGTGTTATGGGCATTGGCCCCACCGCTGCGATTCCGAAGCTATTGGAGAAGTTCAACATCGAGAAGAACGAAGTGGACATCTATGAGATCAATGAGGCCTTTGCCTCCATGGCCGTTTACTGTGTTCAGACCCTTGGCCTGGACCATGCCAAGGTGAACCCGCGGGGTGGTGCGATTGCGCTGGGTCACCCGTTGGGTGCGACTGGGGCGCGCCAGATCGCGACCGTTCTGAGTGAGGCCAGGAGGACGAAGGCCAAGGTTCTTGTTACGAGTATGTGTATTGGAACTGGCCAGGGAATGGCTGGGTTGTTTGTGAATGAGCAGGTGTAA
- the veA gene encoding sexual development activator VeA (COG:S;~EggNog:ENOG410PKNN;~InterPro:IPR038491,IPR021740,IPR037525) — translation MAARAPPPAPINETEHSVSRITREGKKITYRLNVMQQPERARACGAGAKSSADRRPVDPPPVVEMRIFESEPHDDTHKTDITFAYNANFFLFATLETARPMAQGRLAPTPSCPVLTGVPVAGVAYLDRPSQAGYFIFPDLSVRHEGVYRLSFHLFEQTKDAKDATEGTQAMPPPVPGKLSAPQQFLDFRLEVVSVPFTVYSAKKFPGLTTSTNLSRVIAEQGCRVRIRRDVRMRRRGDKRTDDYDYDEERMYNSRRADRYVTPDTYANAPSERPRSTSISTVDHAYGYPSQRRPSGAEYGPPNPQAYQRPMPSTPAPSSTPIPPSITAPGPVAIPSSTPSPASAHAPAPAAAHPPLHTPSYQSHLSFGSTQTQYPAPPLSHVPQPAATPTNIYSPRPSISHGRNPSTSTEYEHSYPYPHSRIQAERPQGYPKPPTASLPPLRLPNTFNMQPGEGHHSLEAPGIPRSQTPSNMVTSLPPIQTLPELPPASSQPASSIGSSPGNDYGPVKGLWETNQTLSKRTHEETFGHDERPLYNGMRPDSEAYPGGMQRRPSHDRVSSLLGGSDQMAYKRANGRMVSKISPAMH, via the exons ATGGCTGCGAGAgctccaccaccagctccgaTCAATGAGACGGAGCACTCCGTCAGCCGGATCACtcgagagggaaagaagataaCGTACAGATTGAACGTTATGCAACAACCCGAGCGTGCGAGAGCTTGCGGTGCGGGTGCTAAGT CGTCTGCGGACCGCCGCCCTGTTGATCCTCCCCCGGTTGTCGAAATGCGTATCTTCGAGTCGGAACCCCATGATGATACCCACAAAACCGATATCACATTCGCTTACAACGCcaatttcttcctcttcgcaaCTCTAGAAACCGCTCGCCCCATGGCCCAAGGCAGACTTGCGCCAACCCCGAGCTGCCCAGTTCTCACTGGTGTCCCGGTAGCTGGTGTGGCATATTTGGACCGACCATCTCAAGCTGGATACTTTATTTTCCCCGACCTTTCGGTGCGACATGAGGGCGTTTACCGCCTGAGCTTCCACCTGTTTGAGCAAACCAAGGATGCGAAGGACGCCACTGAAGGGACACAAGCTATGCCTCCACCAGTTCCGGGCAAGTTGTCAGCACCACAACAGTTTTTGGACTTCCGATTGGAGGTGGTCTCGGTCCCATTTACGGTCTATAGCGCGAAGAAGTTCCCCGGATtgaccaccagcaccaacctCAGCCGCGTCATTGCAGAGCAAGGCTGCCGTGTCCGTATTCGACGGGATGTGCGTATGAGACGCCGTGGAGACAAGAGGACAGATGACTACGACTATGATGAGGAGAGGATGTACAACAGTCGACGTGCCGACCGATACGTTACACCAGACACTTACGCCAACGCCCCCTCAGAACGCCCTCGCTCGACAAGTATCAGCACTGTTGACCATGCATATGGTTATCCGTCCCAGCGCCGCCCGTCAGGAGCCGAGTATGGACCTCCAAACCCTCAGGCTTACCAGCGCCCAATGCCCTCTACTCCTGCGCCCTCCTCTACGCCTATTCCGCCTTCGATCACGGCTCCTGGCCCAGTCGCCATCCCTTCTTCTACACCTTCGCCTGCTTCTGCCCATGCACcggctcctgctgctgctcatccGCCACTACACACTCCATCGTATCAATCTCACTTGTCATTTGGTTCGACACAGACTCAGTACCCAGCTCCCCCGCTGTCTCATGTTCCTCAGCCAGCCGCTACCCCGACAAACATATATTCTCCTCGGCCGTCGATATCCCACGGAAGAAACCCATCAACAAGCACGGAGTATGAGCACTCTTACCCGTACCCGCATTCGCGTATTCAAGCAGAGCGCCCGCAAGGTTACCCGAAACCACCAACCGCATCCTTGCCTCCACTACGTCTTCCAAACACTTTCAATATGCAACCTGGCGAAGGCCACCATTCTCTCGAAGCCCCTGGAATTCCTCGATCCCAAACTCCTTCCAACATGGTCACATCTCTACCTCCCATTCAAACACTCCCAGAGCTTCCACCAGCTTCATCTCAGCCAGCGAGCAGTATTGGGTCTAGTCCAGGAAATGACTATGGACCCGTCAAGGGCCTTTGGGAAACGAACCAGACATTGTCGAAACGGACGCACGAGGAGACCTTCGGGCATGACGAACGACCACTTTACAATGGCATGCGGCCTGATAGTGAAGCCTATCCTGGTGGGATGCAGCGTCGTCCTTCACACGACAGAGTTTCTTCGCTCTTGGGCGGTTCCGACCAGATGGCCTATAAGCGGGCCAATGGGCGCATGGTTTCGAAGATTTCTCCTGCTATGCATTAA